One Desulfobulbus propionicus DSM 2032 DNA segment encodes these proteins:
- a CDS encoding histidinol phosphate phosphatase domain-containing protein, which produces MIDLHSHSFFSDGALVPSEHVRRVEHLGYQAIAITDHADSSNIRLLIPNLIRVARDLNAVNATQLIVGVELTHVPPALIGPLAAESRALGAQLIVVHGETPVEPVLPGTNRAALEADVDLLAHPGFITEEEAALAARRGILLELSGRKGHSLTNGHVARMAEKTGALLAINADGHAPGDFLTAEMAEKVGLGAGLNRERYQQVRRDMAALVDRLKPLD; this is translated from the coding sequence ATGATCGATCTCCATTCCCACAGTTTTTTCAGCGACGGCGCCCTGGTGCCGTCCGAACATGTCCGCCGGGTTGAACATCTGGGTTACCAGGCCATCGCCATCACCGACCATGCCGACTCCTCCAACATCCGGTTGCTTATCCCCAATCTGATCAGGGTAGCCCGCGACCTGAATGCGGTCAATGCCACCCAGTTAATCGTCGGTGTCGAACTGACCCATGTGCCCCCTGCTCTGATCGGTCCCCTGGCGGCCGAGTCGCGTGCCCTAGGGGCCCAGTTGATCGTGGTGCATGGCGAGACGCCGGTGGAACCTGTTCTCCCCGGCACCAACCGGGCGGCTCTGGAGGCCGATGTCGATCTGCTGGCCCATCCGGGATTCATCACCGAGGAAGAGGCGGCCCTGGCCGCCCGCCGGGGAATCTTGCTGGAACTCTCCGGCCGCAAAGGTCACAGTCTGACCAACGGTCATGTGGCCCGCATGGCCGAAAAAACCGGAGCCCTATTGGCCATCAATGCCGATGGTCACGCGCCCGGAGATTTTCTCACCGCGGAGATGGCGGAAAAGGTGGGCTTGGGGGCGGGATTGAACAGGGAGCGGTACCAGCAGGTCCGCCGCGACATGGCGGCTCTGGTCGACCGGCTGAAGCCGCTTGATTAA